A segment of the Pirellulales bacterium genome:
TGAATCGCGGCGTGGATGCAAAACCCCGCCTGATTGATCATCGGCCAGCCGTCGATGATCTCGCCCTTGTCATTCACCAGTACCAGGTTCTCGGCTGTAACTTCGCTGAATAGTTTGCCGAACGGATTAACCCAAAAGTAATCCGGTGCTCCGGGTACGCGTAGACTGATATGGCCAGCCAGCCCGTCGTCCAATCCTAGTCGCGCCAGAATGCGATACGCGGCGGCCAGCTTCACACGTTGCTGCCGAGCTTCCGGCGTATTGGCGATCTCGAGGATTCGTTCCTTTTCGGCACCGTCGCTAATGGTCTTATTGCGAACGATCGTGGTAGGATCCGTGTTGATCATAGAATGTCTCCCTGTGCGTGCATGAGTCAGCTTTGCCACTCGGGTCGGCGTTTTTCCAGGAACGCGGCAATTCCTTCTTTGGCATCCGGCATTTGCGCGTTTTCGACCATCGCACGCTCGGCTACTTCATACGCTTGCGGTCGATCCAGCGGCAACTGTTCATAGAACGCCCGCTTGCCCAGTGCCAACGTCGCGCCGCTCGCGGACACAATCTGCCTGGCCAGTGCGTTGGTCGTTTCCTCAAGTTGATCCGCCGGCACGACGCGATTCACGAGCCCGATCCGCGCGGCCTCGGCGGCGGTAATAGGCGCCCCTGTGAGCAGCATCTCGACGGCCTTCTTTGTCGCCACGGCTCTCGCCAAGGCGACCGCAGGGGTGGAGCAGAACAGGCCGATCTTCACGCCCGGAGTGGCGAACGTCGCTTCCTCGGCCGCGACGACCAAATCGCAGGTGGCGGCCAATTGGCAGCCCGCCGCGGTGGCGATTCCTTGTACCTGTGCAATCACCGGCTGCGGTAAAAGCCGGATCGCTTCCATGACTTCCGTGCAGAGAGCGAAAAGCGACACAGCCTCGGCCTCGTCCGCGGTAGCGATCTCGCGTAGATCGTGGCCCGAGCTGAATACCGGTCCTTCAGCCTGCAACACCACGCATTTGATCGTGCGGTCGGATCCGATCGTACGCAGTTGATCGCGCAGTTGTCGAAGCAATTTGCGACCCAGCGCGTTGCGGCGTGCTGGATTGGCAAGCGTTAGGATCG
Coding sequences within it:
- a CDS encoding enoyl-CoA hydratase, translated to MEKQSSTTSSDTVSVAAAAVSESPLVKCDRKDQIAILTLANPARRNALGRKLLRQLRDQLRTIGSDRTIKCVVLQAEGPVFSSGHDLREIATADEAEAVSLFALCTEVMEAIRLLPQPVIAQVQGIATAAGCQLAATCDLVVAAEEATFATPGVKIGLFCSTPAVALARAVATKKAVEMLLTGAPITAAEAARIGLVNRVVPADQLEETTNALARQIVSASGATLALGKRAFYEQLPLDRPQAYEVAERAMVENAQMPDAKEGIAAFLEKRRPEWQS